CCGGTCACCAGCCCGCTGTACCCGTAGTGGAAGGGCATCGCCACCTGGTGGAGGGTGCGGTCACCGAGCGCGAAGGGCCGGAGCCGCCGGGTCACCAGCGCGCGCGCCTCCACCGCCGCCCGGGGGGTCTCGACCGTCACCCAGCCGCCGGCGGTGACTCCGAGCTCGGCGGCGAGCTCGGGGCTCAGCTCCAGCCACTGCTCCGGCTGCAGCTCGACGAGCCAGCTGCTCCACCGCGACATCTGCCCGGAGACGTGGTGCTCGGTGACCCGGAAGGTGGTGAGCAGGTGGGGGTAGCGGGGATCGCCGAGCGCCACCTTGAGGTTGCCGGGCAGCTCGTCGCGGAGCCTGGTCAGCGGGTTGCGCTGCTGCGCGTAGAGGGGGTTGCGCCCGGGCGCCTCGGTGGGCTCGTAGAAGGTGGGCAGGGGCCCGTCGAGCAGGCCGGTGGGCGCGAAGAGCCACGCCTTGCCGTCGGACTTCAGGGTGAACGGCGAGTCGCCGGCGATCCC
The window above is part of the Candidatus Dormiibacterota bacterium genome. Proteins encoded here:
- a CDS encoding molybdopterin dinucleotide binding domain-containing protein, which codes for GIAGDSPFTLKSDGKAWLFAPTGLLDGPLPTFYEPTEAPGRNPLYAQQRNPLTRLRDELPGNLKVALGDPRYPHLLTTFRVTEHHVSGQMSRWSSWLVELQPEQWLELSPELAAELGVTAGGWVTVETPRAAVEARALVTRRLRPFALGDRTLHQVAMPFHYGYSGLVTGDIANDLLSLTEEPNVFINETKALMCAVRPGRRPR